From Acidihalobacter aeolianus, a single genomic window includes:
- a CDS encoding acyl-CoA dehydrogenase family protein, whose translation MQESLRGDLDHADKTGPDGLYSAIDDLVRDELRPLTVRIDREGVYPEAVLRGLGQAGAYRQHLPAVAGGAAAGLPGAIRAMARVSQECLSTGFAVWCQDTCAWYLQNAVNDEVREAWIEPLASGTTLGGTGMSNTMKAFAGIEAMRLKGRRVADGYIVNGSLPWVSNLGRGHVFGTQFSLDGELRSVMALVDCDVEGFSLRQAAHFTALEGTRTYACFFEDVFIPDSMVIDHDGAGFLRRSRAGIVLLQLGMGLGIIQSCIDLCREVEPLLGHVNQYLDDRPDLLREELDDASEAAMVLAEDPGEADDDYFCEILRLRLAVSELSLRAAQSAMLHTGARGYLDSAPAQRKLREAYFVAIVTPAIKHLRKELAERGQ comes from the coding sequence GTGCAGGAGTCCCTGCGGGGTGACTTAGACCATGCTGACAAGACGGGGCCAGACGGTCTGTACTCCGCCATCGATGACCTCGTGCGGGACGAACTCAGGCCGCTGACCGTGCGAATCGATCGAGAGGGTGTCTATCCCGAGGCGGTGCTGCGTGGTTTGGGGCAAGCCGGTGCCTATCGTCAGCATCTTCCTGCAGTCGCGGGCGGTGCTGCGGCTGGTTTGCCTGGTGCGATCCGCGCGATGGCTCGCGTTTCTCAGGAATGCCTGTCCACCGGATTTGCAGTCTGGTGCCAGGATACCTGTGCCTGGTATTTGCAGAATGCAGTCAACGATGAGGTGCGTGAGGCATGGATCGAGCCGCTGGCCTCCGGGACGACTCTGGGCGGTACAGGCATGTCGAATACGATGAAGGCCTTTGCCGGCATAGAAGCGATGCGGCTCAAGGGACGCAGGGTTGCTGACGGATATATCGTGAATGGCAGCCTGCCCTGGGTTTCCAATCTTGGGCGAGGGCATGTTTTCGGTACGCAATTTTCCCTGGATGGTGAATTGCGCTCGGTGATGGCGCTAGTGGACTGCGACGTCGAGGGTTTTTCGCTACGCCAGGCGGCTCACTTCACCGCCTTGGAAGGTACGCGCACGTATGCGTGCTTTTTCGAGGATGTATTCATTCCCGATAGCATGGTGATCGACCATGATGGCGCGGGCTTTCTGCGAAGGAGTCGGGCCGGCATCGTCCTGCTGCAGCTGGGTATGGGGCTCGGCATCATCCAGTCCTGTATCGACTTGTGCCGCGAGGTAGAACCGCTGCTTGGTCACGTCAATCAATATCTGGACGACCGGCCGGATCTGCTCCGCGAAGAGCTCGATGATGCGAGCGAAGCCGCCATGGTCCTGGCCGAGGATCCTGGTGAGGCGGACGACGACTACTTTTGTGAAATCCTGCGCTTGCGCCTAGCCGTTAGCGAGCTCAGTTTGCGGGCCGCTCAGTCGGCGATGCTGCATACCGGGGCAAGAGGTTATCTCGACTCGGCACCCGCCCAGCGCAAGCTGCGCGAAGCCTATTTCGTTGCCATCGTTACGCCGGCGATCAAACACTTGCGCAAGGAGCTTGCGGAACGTGGCCAATAA
- a CDS encoding sulfurtransferase, translating into MSGNTLVSPSELQQLQASVSTVIVDTRSPAAYAEGHIPGAVNIHEIFTYLATSSKEGLAALRGKFSEAFGAAGVSGKETVVLYEQSMNTGFGQSCRGYFLLQFLGYPSASILHGGYDAWLASGLSTTTDVPETTAKTCPIDEAAAGVMLTQEDMLAAIDDPQVVILDVRDVDEWVGTSSSPYGVDFCPRKGRIPGAVWLEWYRMMKPNEDGIQVFKNREELQAECRTVGIDPDTRVYLYCFKGARASNTFVALKQAGVKDVRLYFGSWNEWSRDPSLPIESGPASWAAA; encoded by the coding sequence ATGTCTGGCAATACACTTGTTTCGCCCAGCGAACTGCAACAGCTGCAGGCCTCTGTCTCTACGGTAATCGTCGATACTCGGTCGCCTGCCGCCTATGCGGAGGGACATATCCCGGGCGCGGTAAATATCCACGAAATTTTCACTTATCTTGCGACTTCCTCCAAGGAAGGGCTTGCTGCATTGCGAGGCAAGTTTTCCGAGGCTTTTGGTGCGGCAGGCGTATCCGGCAAGGAGACGGTCGTGCTGTATGAGCAGAGCATGAATACCGGCTTCGGTCAGTCTTGCCGAGGTTATTTCTTGCTGCAATTTCTGGGTTATCCCAGTGCGTCGATCTTGCATGGCGGATACGATGCATGGCTCGCGTCCGGGTTGTCGACGACAACGGACGTGCCCGAAACGACTGCCAAGACCTGCCCAATAGACGAAGCGGCCGCCGGTGTGATGCTGACGCAGGAGGATATGTTGGCGGCCATTGACGACCCACAGGTTGTGATTCTGGATGTTCGCGACGTCGACGAGTGGGTGGGTACCAGCTCATCGCCGTATGGCGTGGACTTTTGTCCGCGCAAGGGCCGCATACCCGGGGCGGTCTGGCTGGAGTGGTATCGCATGATGAAACCGAACGAGGACGGCATTCAGGTATTCAAGAACCGGGAAGAGCTGCAAGCCGAGTGCCGCACGGTAGGGATAGATCCCGACACACGGGTCTACCTCTATTGCTTCAAGGGCGCTCGGGCATCCAATACCTTTGTCGCACTCAAGCAGGCAGGGGTGAAGGATGTCCGCCTCTATTTCGGCTCATGGAACGAGTGGTCACGCGACCCGAGTCTGCCGATCGAGTCGGGTCCGGCCTCCTGGGCTGCTGCCTGA
- a CDS encoding FAD-dependent oxidoreductase, with translation MEDGYQKWVCEACGYVYDEALGDADSGLPPGTRYADIPEDWFCPLCGMRKSDLRPLSPVAAGTDEPAVAPSITPTGKCRGGADHIIIVGAGIAGWSVAKALRRINGDVPLLLVSACDGHVYPKPALSTALTHGQSVDELVEADAYSLAESLRMQVRTRTRVIRIDPARHRLITASGGIQYGALILALGAHQRQLEVSGDASEELLRVNDLQSYRILRSRLDAGGVRHITVLGAGLIGCEFAEDLSAAGYSVSVVDPGDRPLANLLPGPLSEDLRHRLAQKGVVWVFGNTLAALQRDGRTYRALLSDGSELRTDLVMSAAGLEPNIALAEKSRIAVGKGIRVDTFMRTSVPGIYALGDCAEVEGRVYSYIEPIRRQAQAIAANLSGGSERFESRPPLITVKTPSLPLSVCRGWGEASWESVESSGAGSRIDYRDAKGNLMGFALSGQQTAKAALLYRSEIT, from the coding sequence ATGGAAGACGGCTATCAGAAGTGGGTCTGCGAAGCCTGCGGATATGTCTACGATGAGGCCCTGGGCGACGCCGATTCCGGTTTGCCGCCAGGAACCCGGTACGCGGACATACCCGAGGACTGGTTCTGCCCCCTTTGCGGCATGCGCAAGAGCGACCTTCGACCGCTATCACCCGTTGCGGCAGGCACGGATGAGCCAGCCGTAGCGCCATCGATCACGCCGACTGGGAAATGCCGGGGCGGTGCGGATCATATTATCATCGTCGGTGCCGGTATCGCCGGCTGGTCGGTTGCCAAGGCCTTGCGCAGGATCAATGGCGACGTGCCGCTGTTGTTGGTTAGCGCCTGCGATGGGCACGTCTACCCCAAGCCAGCCCTGTCGACTGCACTGACACACGGGCAGAGTGTCGATGAGCTCGTTGAGGCCGATGCGTACAGCCTTGCCGAATCGCTGCGAATGCAGGTGCGGACACGAACCCGGGTCATTCGCATCGACCCGGCACGGCACCGCCTAATCACTGCTTCGGGTGGAATTCAATACGGCGCCCTGATACTCGCATTGGGCGCGCACCAGCGGCAGCTTGAGGTGAGCGGCGATGCGTCCGAAGAGCTGCTGCGTGTCAACGATCTCCAGTCTTACCGCATTCTGCGCAGCCGCCTCGACGCGGGAGGGGTCAGACACATCACTGTACTCGGTGCTGGCCTGATAGGTTGTGAGTTTGCCGAAGACCTCAGCGCCGCAGGGTACTCGGTCAGCGTGGTCGACCCGGGAGACAGACCGCTCGCAAATCTGTTGCCGGGACCACTGAGCGAGGATCTGCGCCATCGCCTTGCCCAGAAAGGCGTTGTTTGGGTGTTCGGGAACACTCTGGCGGCGCTGCAACGGGATGGTCGGACTTACCGGGCGCTACTGTCAGACGGGAGCGAGCTGCGAACCGATCTGGTGATGTCCGCCGCAGGGCTCGAACCCAATATTGCGCTGGCTGAGAAGTCGAGAATTGCGGTCGGCAAGGGCATACGGGTGGACACATTCATGCGTACTTCGGTGCCGGGGATTTACGCCCTTGGCGACTGTGCCGAGGTCGAGGGGCGGGTGTACTCCTATATCGAGCCCATCCGCAGACAAGCGCAGGCGATCGCAGCCAACCTGTCTGGGGGAAGCGAGCGTTTCGAGTCGCGCCCACCGCTGATCACCGTCAAGACCCCTTCACTGCCGCTTTCGGTTTGCCGTGGCTGGGGCGAGGCGAGCTGGGAGTCGGTGGAGTCGAGTGGTGCCGGGTCGCGTATCGATTACCGGGATGCGAAGGGAAATCTCATGGGGTTTGCTCTTTCGGGACAGCAAACGGCAAAAGCGGCGTTGCTGTACCGCAGCGAAATTACCTAG
- a CDS encoding OsmC family protein, whose protein sequence is MSTPAETVKSSVSYLRPIDGDGLSALAEKGKANPNAVVTLKAKTVCEGQFRMQTYVRDLAPMLIDEPPHLLGENNAPNPSEAVLATLGACLAVGVHANATAKGVRLTKLDVYLEGDINVTAVWGTGDLDETKPLGFTDVRVKIDAEGDAPKEIIDEIVAHSNVWSPVANTLRRNVNLVVEPT, encoded by the coding sequence ATGAGCACACCTGCAGAAACCGTAAAGTCATCAGTAAGCTACCTTCGTCCCATTGATGGCGATGGCTTGTCGGCCTTGGCTGAAAAAGGTAAGGCCAACCCCAATGCCGTAGTCACCCTGAAGGCAAAGACCGTATGCGAAGGTCAATTCCGCATGCAGACCTATGTCAGGGATCTGGCGCCGATGCTGATCGACGAGCCGCCGCATCTTCTGGGGGAAAACAACGCACCGAATCCGTCCGAAGCCGTATTGGCTACGCTCGGAGCCTGCCTTGCGGTGGGCGTGCATGCAAATGCCACGGCCAAGGGTGTCAGGCTCACCAAGCTGGACGTGTACCTCGAGGGCGATATCAACGTCACCGCAGTCTGGGGTACTGGCGATCTCGACGAGACCAAGCCGCTGGGTTTCACGGATGTGCGTGTAAAGATCGATGCCGAAGGTGACGCACCCAAGGAGATCATTGATGAGATCGTTGCGCATTCCAACGTGTGGTCGCCGGTCGCGAACACCCTGCGCCGAAACGTCAACCTCGTCGTCGAGCCGACTTGA
- a CDS encoding thioredoxin family protein: MARTPSTMLELGTPAPRFNLPEPSTGRDVSSDDFAAAPGLLVVFLSNHCPYVHRIREELADFAREYAERGIATVGINANDATRYPDDAPEKMVEEVERFGYDFPYLYDERQSVAKAYHAACTPDFFLFDAERKLYYRGQFDAARPGNEVAVTGRDLCAACDALLAGEPAPAEQIPSLGCNIKWKPGNEPDYYG, translated from the coding sequence ATGGCACGCACGCCCTCCACCATGCTCGAACTCGGCACGCCGGCGCCGCGTTTCAATCTGCCCGAGCCCAGCACCGGACGCGACGTCAGCAGCGACGACTTCGCCGCCGCACCGGGCCTGCTCGTGGTCTTCCTGAGCAATCACTGCCCCTACGTGCACCGCATCCGCGAAGAGCTGGCCGACTTTGCGCGCGAGTATGCGGAACGGGGCATCGCCACGGTCGGCATCAACGCCAACGACGCCACCCGCTACCCCGACGACGCGCCGGAAAAGATGGTGGAGGAGGTCGAACGCTTCGGCTACGACTTCCCCTACCTCTACGACGAACGCCAGTCCGTCGCCAAGGCCTACCACGCCGCCTGCACCCCGGATTTCTTCCTGTTCGACGCCGAGCGCAAGCTCTACTACCGCGGTCAGTTCGACGCTGCCCGCCCGGGCAACGAGGTCGCCGTCACCGGGCGCGACCTGTGCGCCGCCTGCGACGCCCTGCTCGCGGGCGAACCGGCACCCGCGGAGCAGATCCCCAGCCTGGGCTGCAACATCAAGTGGAAACCGGGCAACGAGCCGGATTATTACGGATAA
- a CDS encoding ABC transporter permease, whose product MSNGGDAALAAVPLPMRGRPRGARWSKRVFYPLAGMLVLFGLWWLGGYWLQHDRSISSFGGFAPAPTLRTLWHLIMTGQLWGIAGPSLYRIAMGLFWAIVIGVPIGISVGLKPPIREMTHVPFQFLRMISPLSWMPVAVLVFPSWNGAIVFLITMAAVWPVLFSTAQGVRRIDPVWFKVARNLGGSGFQLLRRIVIPAIAQDIFSGIRLALGVAWIVLVPAEYLGVTSGLGYAINDARDEFDYSTVTAIVLVIGAIGFCLDAICVAMIRQFSWHRED is encoded by the coding sequence ATGAGCAACGGAGGCGATGCGGCACTGGCCGCGGTTCCGCTTCCGATGCGTGGCCGGCCCCGGGGTGCTCGCTGGAGCAAACGCGTGTTCTATCCCTTGGCTGGGATGTTGGTGTTGTTTGGATTGTGGTGGCTGGGTGGATACTGGCTGCAGCATGATCGCAGTATATCTTCCTTCGGTGGTTTTGCGCCGGCGCCGACGCTGCGCACTTTGTGGCATCTCATAATGACTGGCCAACTGTGGGGCATCGCCGGGCCGAGCCTGTATCGCATCGCGATGGGGTTGTTCTGGGCAATCGTGATCGGTGTGCCAATCGGCATCTCGGTAGGTTTAAAGCCCCCGATTCGCGAAATGACCCATGTGCCCTTCCAATTTCTCAGGATGATCAGTCCGCTGTCTTGGATGCCGGTCGCGGTCCTGGTATTTCCAAGTTGGAATGGCGCCATTGTTTTCCTGATCACGATGGCTGCCGTATGGCCGGTATTGTTTTCTACGGCGCAGGGTGTAAGGCGCATCGACCCGGTTTGGTTCAAGGTTGCCAGAAATTTGGGCGGAAGCGGTTTTCAGCTCCTGCGCAGGATCGTTATTCCCGCTATTGCCCAGGATATTTTCTCGGGCATACGGCTGGCGCTCGGCGTCGCCTGGATCGTTCTGGTGCCTGCAGAATACTTGGGCGTCACAAGTGGATTGGGCTATGCGATCAATGATGCACGCGATGAATTCGATTACAGCACGGTGACCGCCATCGTATTGGTCATCGGCGCCATTGGATTTTGTCTTGATGCGATTTGCGTCGCGATGATCCGTCAGTTCAGCTGGCACCGCGAGGACTAG
- a CDS encoding DUF302 domain-containing protein — MKKLVISESVDTVVEKLLAGIDAVNMRVVAHINGQANARKLGKEVPADQILEVFRPDFAIRVWQASKPAGIEIPLRIHVYEQAGATHVACRMPGETFAPYDSAELSGIGAELDVIFGDILRFVAPD, encoded by the coding sequence ATGAAAAAACTCGTTATTTCGGAAAGCGTCGACACGGTTGTCGAGAAACTGCTCGCCGGCATAGATGCTGTCAATATGCGTGTCGTTGCGCATATCAATGGGCAAGCGAATGCACGCAAGCTGGGTAAGGAGGTGCCTGCAGATCAGATTCTCGAGGTATTCCGTCCCGATTTTGCTATCCGTGTCTGGCAGGCTAGCAAGCCGGCCGGCATTGAAATACCGCTGCGTATCCATGTGTACGAACAGGCGGGCGCAACCCATGTTGCCTGTCGGATGCCCGGCGAGACGTTCGCGCCTTATGACAGCGCCGAACTGTCAGGCATTGGGGCCGAACTGGATGTCATCTTCGGCGACATCCTGCGTTTCGTAGCACCGGATTGA
- the nhaA gene encoding Na+/H+ antiporter NhaA — translation MSRHSQEDGRILMPWERALDRVLTPFEEFIHHQTTGGILLLSAALIALLIANSPLGPAYQHLLHTKIALHVGSWRLSLSLHHWINDGLMTFFFFLVGLEIKRELLVGELSDLRQAAMPAIAAVGGMLVPAAIYALSVHEPLAARGWGIPMATDIAFAVSALVILGRRIPSGLITFLVALAIVDDLGAVIVIAVFYTEHLALAPLGAAAALLLLLIGFNLGGIRHSLPYFIVGALMWLAMLQSGIHATIAGVLLALTIPSRPKYNPQSFSRGIADLMQNFQSHDRGDGNILANQHQFSVLQAVEQRAQSAATPLQRMEHGLHHPVGLLVMPLFALANAGIPLGLGEIVRAFDSPILFGVAVGLVAGKLLGVFLFTWLAVRLGIGHLPAGTDFRHIVGVGLLAGIGFTMSIFITELAFAGQPQSLTYAKSGILLASLIAGLGGYLWLRFVVPAPPDRSLYRTES, via the coding sequence ATGAGCCGACACAGCCAAGAAGATGGCCGTATCCTGATGCCCTGGGAGCGCGCGCTGGACCGCGTCCTGACGCCGTTCGAGGAATTCATACACCATCAGACCACCGGCGGCATCCTGTTGCTGAGTGCCGCACTGATTGCACTCCTGATCGCGAATTCCCCGCTCGGGCCCGCCTATCAGCACCTGCTGCATACGAAAATTGCGCTGCACGTCGGCAGCTGGCGATTGTCGTTGAGCCTGCACCACTGGATCAACGACGGCCTGATGACCTTCTTCTTCTTCCTGGTCGGGCTCGAAATCAAGCGCGAACTGCTGGTCGGAGAGCTGTCCGACCTGCGTCAGGCCGCCATGCCGGCAATCGCCGCGGTCGGCGGCATGCTGGTGCCCGCGGCGATCTACGCCCTCAGTGTGCACGAGCCCCTCGCTGCGCGCGGTTGGGGCATTCCGATGGCAACCGACATCGCCTTCGCGGTCAGCGCCCTGGTAATCCTGGGGCGCCGTATCCCCTCCGGCCTGATCACCTTCCTGGTGGCGCTGGCCATCGTCGACGACCTCGGCGCGGTGATCGTCATCGCCGTGTTCTACACCGAGCACCTCGCTCTGGCACCGCTGGGCGCAGCCGCAGCCTTACTGCTGCTGCTGATCGGGTTCAACCTCGGTGGTATCCGCCACTCGCTGCCCTATTTCATTGTGGGGGCGCTGATGTGGCTGGCTATGCTGCAGTCCGGCATCCACGCGACCATTGCTGGCGTGCTGCTCGCGCTCACCATCCCCTCGCGGCCAAAATACAACCCGCAAAGCTTCTCGCGCGGCATCGCCGACCTGATGCAGAACTTCCAGTCGCATGACCGTGGCGACGGCAACATCCTCGCCAACCAGCACCAGTTCTCCGTGCTGCAGGCCGTCGAACAGCGCGCACAGAGCGCAGCGACCCCGCTGCAACGCATGGAGCATGGCCTGCACCACCCCGTCGGGCTGCTGGTGATGCCACTGTTCGCCCTCGCCAACGCCGGCATCCCACTGGGTCTGGGCGAAATCGTCCGCGCCTTCGACTCGCCTATCCTGTTCGGCGTCGCCGTCGGCCTCGTTGCCGGCAAGCTCCTGGGAGTCTTTCTATTCACATGGCTGGCTGTGCGTCTGGGTATCGGTCATCTACCGGCAGGCACGGATTTCCGCCACATCGTCGGCGTCGGCCTGCTCGCCGGTATCGGCTTCACCATGTCGATCTTCATTACCGAGCTGGCCTTCGCCGGTCAGCCGCAATCCCTGACCTATGCCAAGTCGGGCATCCTGCTCGCCTCGCTGATCGCGGGGCTCGGGGGATACCTTTGGCTGCGTTTCGTGGTGCCAGCCCCACCCGACCGCAGTCTCTACCGCACCGAAAGCTGA
- a CDS encoding sigma-54 interaction domain-containing protein: MGIARNSATAESDLLIVQEAARLITHGSDAAGAIHGILHLLSQLLGLNRGRVLLPDHDGQTLAIRYAYGLTAEERARGRYVIGEGVTGRVFDTGQMALIQDIDDEPTYLRRAVDRATLPNETVSFIAVPIIWEDKPVGVLAVHRLRKRERAFQSDIGLLQVIATLIGQVLRIEDMVAERTADLVSKNQFLRNQLESLGARYGILGQSPALHEAVQYALQVATTDTTVLLLGESGTGKERFARMQHMAGKRAGGPFVSINCAAIPANLIESELFGHEKGAFTGAGATKQGRIELASGGTLFLDEIGDLDLELQAKLLRVLEYKVIQRVGGTRDIPVDVRIVSATHKDLQQAVQEGRFRLDLYYRLNVFPIRLPALRARQGDVAILAQYFLDSANQEFGQEKIFGAGAVESLDRYAWPGNIRQLENVIKRAVLMSGGHAITRDMVDTILAHELSAATALQDSATASQPRVVQPLVDQLRPYAKVREDEMGDIVQALRQQQGNKTRAAISLGLTPRQFRYRMQKLGIAE, encoded by the coding sequence ATGGGCATTGCTAGGAACAGCGCGACGGCCGAATCGGATCTACTGATCGTGCAGGAGGCCGCGCGCCTGATTACCCACGGCAGCGATGCGGCTGGCGCGATTCACGGCATACTGCACCTGCTTTCGCAGTTGCTTGGATTGAACCGTGGCCGCGTGTTGCTGCCGGATCACGATGGGCAGACGCTGGCTATTCGCTATGCGTACGGCCTGACTGCGGAAGAGCGTGCAAGAGGCCGCTATGTGATCGGCGAAGGGGTCACCGGGCGCGTATTCGATACGGGGCAGATGGCCCTGATTCAGGATATCGACGATGAACCCACCTACCTGCGTCGCGCGGTAGATCGGGCGACGCTGCCGAACGAAACGGTGTCTTTCATCGCAGTGCCCATCATCTGGGAGGACAAGCCCGTAGGCGTGCTCGCTGTGCATCGCCTGCGCAAACGGGAACGCGCATTTCAGAGCGATATCGGTCTATTGCAGGTGATTGCGACCCTGATCGGGCAGGTATTGAGGATCGAGGATATGGTCGCGGAGCGCACCGCGGACCTGGTCTCGAAGAATCAATTTCTGCGCAATCAGCTCGAAAGCCTTGGCGCACGTTACGGCATCCTGGGGCAGAGTCCAGCATTGCATGAGGCGGTGCAGTATGCGCTGCAGGTGGCCACGACCGATACCACGGTTCTGCTGTTAGGCGAGTCGGGTACCGGTAAGGAACGATTTGCGCGTATGCAGCATATGGCCGGCAAGCGTGCCGGTGGGCCATTCGTCAGCATCAATTGTGCCGCCATCCCTGCCAACCTGATTGAGTCCGAGCTTTTCGGACATGAAAAAGGTGCATTCACCGGTGCCGGTGCGACCAAGCAGGGGCGAATCGAACTCGCTTCGGGAGGCACCCTGTTCCTGGATGAAATCGGTGATCTGGATCTGGAGTTGCAGGCGAAGTTGCTGCGCGTGCTCGAATACAAGGTTATCCAAAGGGTGGGTGGGACGCGTGACATTCCCGTGGACGTACGCATCGTTTCTGCCACTCACAAGGATCTCCAGCAAGCTGTTCAGGAGGGAAGATTCCGGCTGGACCTGTACTACCGTCTCAATGTTTTCCCGATCCGCCTGCCCGCACTGCGCGCCCGCCAGGGAGACGTGGCCATCCTGGCGCAGTATTTTCTGGATTCGGCCAATCAGGAATTTGGGCAGGAAAAAATCTTTGGAGCAGGGGCGGTTGAGAGTCTTGATCGATATGCTTGGCCGGGCAATATCCGGCAGCTCGAAAACGTCATCAAGCGGGCGGTGCTGATGAGCGGTGGTCATGCGATAACGCGCGATATGGTCGATACGATACTTGCGCACGAGTTGTCTGCGGCGACAGCCCTGCAGGATAGCGCCACTGCATCCCAGCCACGGGTCGTACAGCCGCTTGTTGATCAGTTGCGACCCTATGCCAAGGTGCGTGAAGACGAGATGGGTGACATCGTGCAAGCCTTGCGTCAGCAGCAGGGTAACAAGACTCGTGCGGCGATCAGTCTGGGTTTGACGCCGCGTCAGTTCCGCTATCGCATGCAAAAGCTGGGGATTGCGGAATAG
- a CDS encoding ABC transporter substrate-binding protein, whose protein sequence is MNELAGKDKDMEYVFQHEMSRRDFLMDLLAAGGLAAASGLFPGNAFADTPPDDDVVRIGYLPITDATALLVAHEMKYFEDEGLESVRPTLIQGWSPLVESFAAGKFNLVHLLIPIPIWMRYNNKFPVKITGWAHVNGSGVLVGPHVWSSRDAKTLDGRGPEEFSILAQKQVAVPYWYSTHNVLLQMALRRVGLKAVIKPQSAPLAKDEVNLIVLAPPEMPPALASRKIDAYIVAEPFNAAGELFVGGKILRFSGDMWENHPCCVVCMNEHTVARKPAWTQKVMNAVVRAEVYAQSHKREVAHMMSKDGKGYLPMPAKVVERAMTFYDEKYYADPPAIQHVAQWGDGRIDFQPWPYPSATKLMVREMNKTVVTGDKTFLKNLDPDFVVKDLVEYRYVKEAILRHGDWRKWSTVYGVDPYDKYLRNEVVKI, encoded by the coding sequence ATGAATGAATTAGCAGGCAAAGACAAGGATATGGAATATGTCTTCCAGCATGAAATGAGTCGACGTGATTTTCTCATGGATTTGCTGGCCGCCGGCGGGTTGGCTGCGGCGAGTGGACTTTTTCCCGGTAACGCATTTGCAGATACACCGCCTGATGACGATGTGGTCAGGATAGGCTACCTGCCGATTACGGATGCCACTGCGCTACTCGTGGCCCATGAGATGAAATATTTTGAAGACGAGGGACTCGAATCCGTCAGGCCTACATTGATTCAAGGCTGGTCTCCGCTCGTTGAAAGTTTCGCGGCTGGAAAATTCAATCTGGTGCATTTGCTGATCCCGATACCGATCTGGATGCGTTACAACAACAAATTTCCAGTGAAAATCACTGGCTGGGCACACGTTAACGGCTCCGGTGTGCTTGTCGGACCGCATGTTTGGTCTTCTCGCGACGCCAAGACACTCGATGGTCGCGGGCCTGAAGAATTCAGTATTCTGGCGCAGAAGCAGGTCGCCGTCCCCTATTGGTATTCCACCCATAACGTACTATTGCAGATGGCGCTTAGGCGAGTCGGCCTAAAGGCGGTGATCAAGCCGCAAAGTGCGCCATTGGCAAAGGACGAAGTCAATCTCATCGTGCTTGCGCCGCCGGAGATGCCACCTGCTCTGGCAAGCAGGAAAATTGATGCCTATATCGTTGCCGAGCCATTCAATGCCGCTGGCGAACTATTCGTGGGCGGGAAAATTCTCCGGTTTTCAGGTGACATGTGGGAAAACCATCCTTGTTGTGTCGTCTGCATGAATGAACACACAGTCGCGCGCAAACCGGCGTGGACGCAGAAGGTCATGAATGCCGTGGTACGCGCGGAAGTCTATGCACAGAGCCATAAACGCGAAGTGGCGCACATGATGTCCAAGGATGGGAAGGGGTATCTGCCCATGCCGGCCAAGGTCGTCGAACGGGCAATGACATTTTATGACGAAAAATATTATGCGGATCCACCTGCGATACAACATGTGGCTCAATGGGGCGACGGTCGTATCGACTTTCAGCCATGGCCCTACCCGTCTGCCACCAAGTTGATGGTGAGGGAGATGAATAAGACGGTCGTCACGGGGGATAAGACATTTTTGAAAAATCTCGATCCGGATTTCGTGGTCAAGGATCTTGTCGAGTACCGGTATGTGAAGGAAGCGATATTGCGTCATGGAGACTGGCGCAAATGGTCTACGGTCTATGGCGTAGACCCCTATGACAAATATCTCCGGAATGAGGTGGTCAAGATATGA